The Pedobacter mucosus genome window below encodes:
- a CDS encoding FAD binding domain-containing protein — protein MNDFNFYQSKAPVDAIQEISSLENAKYIAGGTNLIDLLKYNLLTVEELVDVNHLKSESVKELENGAVLLDAFSTNADTAYHPIIEDRYPLLSKAILAGASAQIRNMATNGGNLLQRTRCYYFYDANTPCNKREPGSGCSAINGYNRNMAILGTSESCIAVFPSDMCIALSALNATVNVSGPDGERKIDFTDFHRLPGDRPHLDNNLQPNELITGIELPEKGFVSNYSYLKLRDRNSYAFALVSVATAMDLEDDLIKDIRIALGGVAHKPWRVKAAEDFLIGKTATRDNFAAAAEMIIEGATSYEFNSFKIELAKRAIIRNCLMALHPETQLPGAQPSA, from the coding sequence ATGAATGATTTTAACTTCTATCAAAGTAAGGCGCCTGTAGATGCCATTCAGGAAATTTCGAGTTTAGAAAATGCAAAATACATCGCTGGTGGCACCAATCTCATCGATTTATTAAAATATAATCTTTTAACAGTTGAAGAACTGGTTGATGTAAATCACTTAAAATCTGAATCCGTAAAAGAATTAGAAAATGGAGCGGTTTTATTAGACGCATTTAGCACCAACGCTGATACGGCTTATCACCCCATAATCGAAGACAGATATCCGCTTTTATCAAAAGCGATTTTGGCTGGGGCATCTGCTCAAATTAGAAATATGGCTACCAACGGCGGGAATTTACTACAACGTACCCGTTGTTATTATTTTTATGATGCCAACACGCCTTGTAATAAACGCGAACCAGGTTCTGGCTGCTCTGCAATTAACGGATACAATAGAAATATGGCCATATTGGGTACAAGTGAAAGTTGCATTGCCGTTTTCCCTTCGGATATGTGTATCGCCTTATCTGCATTAAATGCAACGGTAAATGTTTCTGGTCCAGATGGTGAACGCAAAATCGACTTTACAGATTTTCATCGTTTGCCTGGAGATAGACCACATTTAGATAATAACTTACAACCAAACGAACTGATTACAGGAATTGAATTGCCAGAAAAAGGTTTTGTTTCCAATTACTCCTACTTAAAACTTCGTGATCGAAATTCTTATGCTTTTGCTTTAGTTTCCGTAGCAACTGCAATGGATTTAGAAGATGATCTAATTAAAGATATCCGCATTGCGCTAGGGGGTGTCGCTCACAAACCTTGGCGGGTTAAAGCTGCTGAAGATTTTTTAATCGGCAAAACCGCAACCAGAGATAACTTTGCTGCAGCGGCAGAAATGATTATTGAAGGCGCAACAAGTTACGAATTTAATAGCTTTAAAATAGAATTAGCAAAAAGAGCAATCATAAGAAATTGTTTAATGGCCCTTCATCCTGAAACTCAATTACCTGGCGCACAGCCTTCAGCATAA
- a CDS encoding sulfite oxidase-like oxidoreductase, whose protein sequence is MKKIIESRMKLKARFEEKMKESPSLADDKPKGNGAPNRHGMPSIPIGQTKTFKWPVLDLGSHPKISLDRWQLVVDGAVENPVKLSWKQFMELPQTKDTSDFHCVTTWSKLDMHWKGVALLDIAAMVQPNEKATHIMCYGYDGYTTNISLEEAFKPDVLLVHTFEGQPLVIEHGGPVRMITPQLYAWKGSKWIKRIEFLTENKPGFWEDRGYSNTAYPWRNDRYADDEQIRINREKADGI, encoded by the coding sequence TTGAAAAAAATAATCGAATCGAGGATGAAACTTAAGGCTCGTTTTGAGGAGAAAATGAAAGAGAGTCCATCTTTAGCAGATGATAAACCGAAAGGAAATGGTGCGCCAAACAGACACGGTATGCCTTCAATTCCGATAGGACAAACAAAAACTTTTAAATGGCCCGTGTTGGATTTAGGTTCTCACCCTAAAATATCATTAGATCGCTGGCAATTAGTGGTTGATGGTGCTGTTGAAAATCCTGTAAAATTATCCTGGAAACAGTTTATGGAATTGCCGCAAACAAAAGATACTTCTGATTTTCATTGTGTAACCACTTGGTCTAAACTTGATATGCATTGGAAAGGAGTAGCTTTGTTGGATATTGCCGCAATGGTGCAGCCAAATGAAAAAGCTACGCACATTATGTGTTATGGATACGATGGTTATACTACAAATATTTCTCTTGAGGAAGCGTTCAAACCTGATGTTTTGCTCGTTCATACTTTTGAAGGCCAGCCTTTGGTTATAGAACACGGTGGGCCGGTTAGGATGATTACACCTCAGCTTTATGCCTGGAAAGGTTCAAAGTGGATTAAGAGAATAGAATTTTTGACGGAAAATAAACCAGGTTTTTGGGAAGATAGGGGTTATTCAAACACCGCATATCCATGGCGAAATGACCGTTATGCTGATGATGAGCAGATTAGGATTAATAGGGAAAAAGCAGATGGAATTTAA
- a CDS encoding polysaccharide biosynthesis protein produces the protein MASLINDKIWELSKTVHVPANFSQLQALTKQLITIYTEQGRIDENPFSATLKRKIGIPEAKLKSKLIGKTCLITGGLGCVGSVLINKLLAFNVKSIIVIDKVTANKETENKDPRIIYIEADICDSEKLKTIFQANNPDYVFHIAAQRDPGYAEKNILETIQTNILGTHNVILACEKTKSVKDCVFSSTGKASRYYTTEIYAATKKFCEYMFDSYAKHSRVRYAMVRFTHVLDNSLMHEELRNLENKKYLEVHSQGKYVTAQNAGEAGDLLLNALISSQKGICNFSIVKQLEWPVESLEVALFYLKQAQSDLPIIFKGNPPGYCEKFFRGQMDWSNPQDLNLLINVYETRKSSVNAAEDIITSQIPATNFLILQNALFILKSANNEYSAKACLLAELKNVVQAALNKVDQHDTINILEWGLDPNVMKAENTTITDFWPTVSLLYKSLEYSEHQTQLNNLIRNDYFKIIDSSYSATYDGVY, from the coding sequence ATGGCATCTTTAATTAATGATAAAATATGGGAACTCTCTAAAACAGTTCATGTACCTGCGAATTTCTCGCAGTTGCAAGCCTTAACCAAGCAACTCATTACAATTTATACGGAACAAGGCCGGATTGATGAAAATCCGTTCAGCGCTACGTTAAAGAGAAAAATCGGCATTCCTGAGGCAAAACTTAAATCCAAGTTAATAGGTAAAACCTGCTTAATTACAGGTGGTTTAGGCTGTGTAGGAAGTGTTTTGATTAATAAATTATTAGCTTTTAATGTAAAAAGTATTATCGTAATTGATAAAGTAACAGCAAATAAGGAAACTGAAAATAAGGATCCCCGAATAATATATATTGAAGCTGATATTTGCGATTCTGAGAAATTAAAAACAATATTTCAAGCCAATAATCCTGACTATGTTTTTCATATTGCAGCACAGCGAGATCCAGGTTATGCAGAAAAAAATATCTTAGAAACTATACAAACCAATATTTTAGGTACACACAATGTTATTTTAGCTTGCGAGAAAACTAAATCTGTTAAAGATTGTGTTTTTTCATCAACAGGTAAAGCAAGTCGATATTATACTACTGAAATTTACGCAGCTACAAAAAAGTTTTGCGAATATATGTTCGATTCATATGCTAAACACAGCCGGGTTCGCTATGCGATGGTAAGATTTACCCACGTTTTAGATAACAGCTTAATGCATGAAGAATTACGGAATTTAGAAAATAAAAAATATTTAGAGGTTCATAGTCAAGGCAAATATGTTACTGCCCAAAATGCCGGTGAAGCTGGAGATTTATTGCTTAATGCCTTAATATCATCACAAAAAGGCATTTGTAATTTTTCTATCGTTAAACAACTTGAGTGGCCAGTAGAAAGTTTAGAGGTTGCGCTTTTCTATTTAAAACAAGCACAAAGCGATTTGCCAATAATTTTTAAAGGCAACCCACCCGGCTATTGCGAAAAATTTTTTAGAGGCCAAATGGATTGGTCAAATCCTCAGGATTTAAACTTGCTCATAAATGTTTACGAAACAAGAAAGAGTTCGGTAAATGCAGCTGAAGATATTATTACTTCGCAAATTCCTGCTACAAATTTCCTAATTCTTCAAAACGCCTTATTTATTTTAAAAAGCGCCAATAATGAATATAGCGCTAAGGCTTGTCTTTTAGCCGAGCTGAAAAATGTTGTTCAAGCTGCCCTAAACAAGGTAGATCAACATGACACCATAAACATTTTAGAATGGGGCTTGGATCCTAATGTTATGAAAGCGGAAAATACAACCATTACAGATTTTTGGCCTACTGTTTCGCTCTTATATAAAAGCTTGGAATACTCTGAACACCAAACTCAATTGAATAATTTAATACGCAATGATTACTTTAAAATAATAGATTCTTCTTATAGCGCAACATACGACGGCGTTTATTAA
- the moaA gene encoding GTP 3',8-cyclase MoaA — translation MIEDSFGRVHDYLRISLTDNCNFRCFYCMPEEDYDFTPASRLMQTDEIIKLAKIFVEQGVKKIRLTGGEPLVRKDAATIIAELGKLPVELVITTNGTRVHEMLDVLKGANIKTVNISLDTLQAEKFFLITRRDVFHQVRSNIELLLQHKITVKLNMVVMKGLNDNEILDFIAWTKHNPIQVRFIEFMPFSGNKWTSNKLFSLDEVLAVIAEKHTLFPVKAEPHDTAKSFMIPGYEGSFAVISTMTAPFCSTCNRMRLTADGKLKNCLFSAGETDLLTALRAGEEVLPLIKASIWSKEKELGGQLGKHFENLDANSITNRSMITIGG, via the coding sequence ATGATAGAAGATTCATTTGGCAGGGTGCACGATTATCTGCGTATTTCGCTTACGGATAACTGCAATTTTCGTTGTTTTTATTGTATGCCAGAGGAGGATTACGATTTTACACCGGCTTCTCGCCTCATGCAAACTGATGAAATTATTAAGTTGGCGAAAATTTTTGTTGAGCAAGGTGTAAAAAAAATTCGCCTAACCGGAGGCGAGCCTTTAGTTAGAAAAGATGCGGCTACAATTATCGCCGAACTAGGTAAATTACCAGTAGAATTAGTGATTACAACAAATGGAACGCGAGTACACGAAATGCTCGACGTTTTAAAAGGTGCAAACATTAAAACGGTAAACATAAGTTTAGATACACTTCAAGCTGAAAAATTCTTTCTAATTACCCGTCGTGATGTTTTTCATCAGGTACGTAGCAATATTGAATTATTGCTTCAACATAAAATCACCGTAAAGTTGAATATGGTGGTTATGAAAGGTTTAAACGACAATGAAATTTTAGACTTTATTGCCTGGACAAAGCACAACCCAATTCAAGTTCGTTTTATTGAATTTATGCCTTTCAGCGGGAATAAATGGACGAGCAACAAACTATTTTCTTTAGATGAAGTACTTGCTGTAATTGCAGAAAAACATACTTTATTTCCTGTAAAAGCTGAACCACATGATACTGCAAAAAGTTTTATGATTCCTGGTTACGAAGGCTCCTTTGCCGTGATAAGCACAATGACAGCTCCCTTTTGCAGTACCTGTAATAGAATGCGTTTAACTGCCGATGGAAAATTAAAAAACTGTTTATTTTCTGCTGGAGAAACTGATTTATTAACCGCTTTAAGAGCTGGTGAAGAAGTTTTGCCTTTAATCAAAGCCTCTATATGGAGTAAAGAAAAAGAATTGGGCGGTCAGTTAGGCAAACATTTTGAAAACTT
- the moeB gene encoding molybdopterin-synthase adenylyltransferase MoeB, protein MENLFSKEELKRYNRHIIIPDFGLEAQTKLKQARVLVVGAGGLGSPVLLYLAAAGIGNIGIVDFDVVDDSNLQRQVLYGIEEIGTLKIEAAKARLQSLNPHINIAVYNTHLHSKNALEIVKDYDVVADGTDNFPTRYLVNDACVLLGKTNVYASIYQFEGQVSVFNHLELDGTRGPNYRDLYPTPPEPGLVANCSEAGVLGILPGIIGSMQALEVIKAITGIGENLSGKLFTFDALSFESRKFNVKKNPKNPISGEHPTIFELIDYEQFCGSKVIDLPVKQVSPEELYNWQTEGENIQLIDVREDFEFEIVNIGGKNISLSRIAASADEIATDKKVVMICKSGVRSIKAIKLLEEQYNFKNLYNLEGGLMTYISDLELDLPTY, encoded by the coding sequence ATGGAAAATCTATTCTCAAAAGAAGAATTAAAACGCTACAATCGCCATATTATCATTCCAGATTTTGGTTTAGAAGCACAAACTAAATTAAAACAAGCACGTGTTTTAGTTGTTGGCGCCGGCGGTTTGGGCAGTCCTGTTTTGTTATATCTTGCCGCTGCAGGTATTGGCAACATTGGCATTGTAGACTTTGACGTAGTGGACGATAGTAATTTACAGCGACAAGTGCTTTACGGTATTGAGGAAATCGGAACTTTAAAAATAGAAGCCGCAAAAGCAAGATTGCAATCGCTAAATCCACATATTAATATAGCTGTTTATAACACGCACTTACATTCTAAAAATGCATTAGAAATTGTTAAAGATTACGATGTTGTTGCGGATGGAACTGATAATTTCCCTACAAGATATTTAGTTAATGATGCCTGTGTGTTACTCGGAAAAACGAATGTTTATGCTTCAATTTATCAATTTGAAGGACAAGTTTCCGTTTTTAACCATTTGGAACTAGATGGAACACGAGGTCCAAATTATCGCGACCTCTACCCTACTCCGCCCGAACCTGGTTTGGTTGCAAACTGTTCAGAAGCCGGTGTGTTAGGTATTTTACCAGGAATTATCGGCAGCATGCAGGCGCTAGAAGTTATAAAAGCGATAACCGGTATCGGAGAAAATTTGAGTGGAAAACTCTTTACTTTCGATGCATTAAGCTTCGAATCAAGAAAATTTAATGTTAAAAAAAATCCTAAAAATCCAATTAGTGGTGAGCATCCAACAATTTTTGAATTGATAGATTATGAACAATTCTGCGGATCAAAAGTTATTGATTTACCTGTTAAACAAGTTTCACCAGAAGAACTTTATAACTGGCAAACAGAAGGCGAAAATATCCAATTGATTGATGTTCGCGAAGACTTCGAATTTGAAATTGTTAATATTGGCGGTAAAAATATTAGTCTTTCTAGGATAGCTGCCAGTGCTGATGAAATAGCTACGGATAAAAAAGTGGTGATGATTTGTAAATCCGGTGTTCGCAGTATTAAAGCTATTAAATTGTTAGAAGAGCAATACAATTTCAAAAATCTATATAACCTAGAAGGTGGCTTAATGACATACATTTCTGATCTGGAATTAGACTTACCGACTTATTAA
- a CDS encoding nucleotidyltransferase family protein, giving the protein MENTAIIILAAGNSSRLGKPKQLLQFQNKTLLQNVCKEAENAGLNPIIVVIGANDKEVENILTDQNISIIKNGSWQDGMSSSIIIGLTALTAYKTVENIVISVCDQPYINAGIFKALIEEKNKSTKGIVASAYANTLGTPVLFDKKYIKALQKLTGNDGAKKLLKIFQSDIAKITFLKGEVDIDTKTDYLNLLQQAE; this is encoded by the coding sequence ATGGAAAATACGGCAATAATAATTTTAGCAGCCGGTAATTCATCCCGATTAGGTAAACCGAAACAACTTTTACAGTTTCAAAATAAAACATTACTTCAAAATGTTTGTAAAGAGGCAGAAAATGCAGGTTTAAATCCTATAATTGTAGTAATTGGCGCTAATGATAAGGAAGTTGAAAATATTTTAACAGATCAAAACATTTCGATAATTAAAAATGGCAGCTGGCAAGACGGAATGTCTTCAAGCATTATAATTGGGTTAACGGCATTAACAGCATACAAAACGGTGGAAAATATCGTTATTTCTGTGTGTGATCAACCTTATATTAATGCAGGTATTTTCAAGGCTTTAATTGAAGAAAAAAACAAATCTACAAAGGGAATTGTTGCTTCTGCATATGCTAATACCTTAGGAACGCCCGTACTTTTTGATAAAAAATACATTAAAGCGCTTCAAAAGTTAACAGGAAATGATGGTGCGAAGAAACTTTTGAAAATATTTCAAAGCGATATTGCAAAGATTACATTTCTAAAGGGTGAGGTTGATATTGATACCAAGACCGATTATTTAAATTTATTACAGCAGGCAGAATAA
- a CDS encoding XdhC family protein: MKEIKDILISYARAEKEGKKTALATVVKVEGSSYRRPGARMLITEDGILTGAISGGCLEGDALRKALSAILQQENKLITYDTTDEDDAKFGVQLGCNGIVHILFEPIKNDLELNPITFLKGLLEKRENAVLVTLFSLAGNQHPGTNMLYTKAKQIGSLNNINNNIEIDCLSVLESKTSEFKKYSFETAEIDAFIEFIAPPITLIIAGAGNDVQPLVDFANILGWEITIVDGRPTHANISRFPLADQIIVSKPENVFSQVNIDVQTAFVLMTHNYNYDLEMLGLLLKKDVSYIGVLGPKKKLQRMFDELEFDVAQNVDHVYGPVGLDIGAETSEEIAISIVAEIKSVFAKSSGKALKEKTLPIHFTL, encoded by the coding sequence ATGAAAGAGATAAAGGATATTTTAATAAGCTACGCCAGGGCAGAAAAAGAAGGTAAAAAAACCGCATTAGCTACGGTTGTAAAAGTAGAAGGTTCTTCATATCGCAGGCCTGGTGCCAGAATGTTAATTACTGAAGATGGTATTTTAACCGGTGCCATTAGTGGCGGTTGTTTGGAAGGTGATGCTTTGCGAAAAGCGCTTTCAGCCATTCTTCAACAAGAAAATAAGTTGATTACTTACGATACAACAGATGAAGATGATGCAAAATTTGGTGTTCAATTAGGTTGCAATGGCATCGTTCATATTTTGTTCGAACCCATCAAAAATGATCTGGAACTTAACCCGATTACCTTTTTAAAAGGCTTATTAGAAAAACGTGAAAATGCTGTTTTAGTTACACTTTTCTCATTAGCAGGAAATCAACATCCTGGTACAAATATGCTTTACACAAAAGCGAAACAAATTGGAAGTCTGAATAATATAAATAATAATATTGAAATCGATTGTTTATCCGTTTTAGAAAGTAAAACATCAGAATTTAAAAAGTACAGCTTTGAAACAGCTGAAATTGATGCTTTTATCGAGTTTATTGCTCCGCCGATTACGTTAATTATTGCTGGTGCCGGAAACGATGTGCAACCCTTGGTAGATTTTGCTAATATTTTAGGATGGGAAATTACTATTGTGGATGGTAGACCAACCCATGCAAATATTTCACGTTTTCCTCTGGCAGATCAAATAATAGTAAGCAAGCCCGAAAATGTATTTTCTCAAGTTAATATTGATGTGCAAACGGCCTTCGTGTTAATGACGCATAACTACAATTATGATTTGGAAATGTTAGGTCTGTTGCTTAAAAAAGATGTTTCTTACATTGGTGTTCTTGGTCCGAAGAAAAAGTTGCAGCGCATGTTTGATGAATTGGAATTTGATGTGGCGCAAAACGTAGATCATGTCTATGGTCCGGTGGGCTTAGATATTGGAGCAGAAACTTCAGAGGAAATTGCCATTTCTATTGTTGCAGAGATTAAATCAGTATTTGCAAAAAGTTCTGGCAAAGCATTGAAAGAGAAAACGCTTCCTATTCATTTTACACTATAA
- a CDS encoding xanthine dehydrogenase family protein molybdopterin-binding subunit, with amino-acid sequence MSTQPLIGQPISRLEGHLKVTGTAKYAGEYNVPDLLYGYVVNSTITKGKIIKIDTASVKQIPGIVEIFTHENRPSLAWFDMQYSDMDAPPGSPFRPLHKPDVKYNGQPIALIVAETFELARYAASILSIEYEEENFDTDLHKNLDNARPPHTGIATMLKPLPPKDKGDVDKALEIAEAKASGYFIHGTEHHNPLELFATTTVYNGKGKVTIYDKTQGTVNCQLYVGNVFGLHFKDVRVISPYVGGGFGSGLRPQYQLFLSVMAALELKRNVRVTLDRSQMFTFGHRPPTIQKTNFGADKNGKITAMYHEAIAETSQNEDYTEVVVNWAPMLYPSPNSKMVYNLVPLDVFSPLDMRAPGGSTGSHAIESTMDELSYATGIDPLELRLINYAERDESVDRPYSSKELRQCYLQGAEKFGWEKRNPAPRSMRNGNKLVGYGMATGIWESMIVPARAEAIITTAGKLVVKSATSDIGTGTLTVMSQIAADEFGLSLDDVTFEYGDSKMPFAPIQGGSFTVSTVGSAVKAAGKSLRKKLYKIAKEIPDSPFKNVELEDVFFEDGFIKLLNDFSKAISLKELIAQNKGKAIRTKNTNVPNLFKLKKHSRAAHSAAFVEVEVDEELGIVNVTRAVTAVAAGKIINPKTARSQILGGMVWSISKALREETISDHNFGKYMNQNLSEYHIPVHADIHDLDVIFVDEHDEIVNELGSKGLGEIGLVGMPPAIANAIFHATGKRINQFPIHFDSLL; translated from the coding sequence ATGTCAACTCAACCCTTAATTGGTCAACCAATCAGCAGATTGGAAGGACATTTGAAAGTTACTGGTACCGCCAAATATGCTGGAGAATATAATGTGCCAGATTTACTTTACGGATACGTGGTAAATAGCACCATAACTAAAGGAAAAATTATTAAAATCGATACCGCATCTGTGAAGCAGATTCCTGGCATTGTAGAAATATTTACGCATGAGAATCGTCCTTCGCTTGCTTGGTTTGATATGCAATATTCGGATATGGATGCGCCTCCAGGTTCTCCATTCCGACCTTTGCATAAGCCAGACGTAAAATATAACGGTCAGCCGATTGCTTTAATTGTAGCGGAAACTTTTGAACTTGCTCGATATGCAGCTTCGATTTTAAGCATAGAATACGAAGAAGAAAATTTCGATACAGATCTTCATAAAAACCTGGACAATGCCCGACCGCCACATACAGGGATTGCGACCATGTTGAAACCGCTTCCTCCTAAAGACAAGGGTGATGTTGATAAGGCTTTGGAAATTGCGGAGGCAAAAGCATCAGGCTATTTTATTCATGGAACAGAACACCATAATCCTTTAGAATTATTTGCCACAACAACAGTATATAACGGAAAAGGAAAAGTAACGATATATGATAAAACGCAAGGTACCGTTAATTGCCAATTGTATGTAGGGAATGTTTTCGGACTCCATTTTAAAGATGTTCGGGTAATCTCTCCTTATGTTGGAGGTGGATTTGGTAGTGGATTAAGACCTCAATATCAACTTTTTCTATCTGTTATGGCGGCATTGGAGTTGAAAAGAAATGTGAGGGTAACATTAGATAGAAGTCAAATGTTTACTTTCGGACACCGCCCTCCTACAATTCAAAAAACTAATTTTGGTGCTGATAAAAATGGAAAGATAACAGCCATGTACCACGAGGCAATTGCCGAGACTTCGCAAAATGAAGATTATACCGAAGTTGTGGTAAACTGGGCGCCGATGTTATACCCTTCTCCAAATTCGAAAATGGTTTATAACCTGGTTCCGCTTGATGTTTTTAGTCCGTTGGATATGCGGGCTCCAGGCGGTAGTACAGGCTCGCATGCTATTGAAAGTACAATGGACGAACTTTCATATGCAACCGGTATCGATCCACTCGAACTTAGACTTATAAATTACGCAGAGCGTGATGAAAGTGTCGACCGGCCGTATTCAAGTAAAGAATTAAGACAATGTTACTTACAAGGAGCTGAAAAATTTGGTTGGGAAAAGCGAAATCCAGCACCAAGAAGCATGCGCAATGGCAATAAACTCGTTGGTTATGGCATGGCAACTGGTATTTGGGAATCGATGATTGTTCCGGCCAGAGCCGAAGCAATAATTACAACAGCAGGAAAATTAGTTGTAAAAAGCGCAACTTCGGATATTGGTACAGGAACGCTTACCGTGATGTCGCAGATTGCAGCTGACGAATTTGGCTTGTCTTTAGATGATGTAACATTCGAGTATGGAGATAGTAAAATGCCTTTTGCACCTATTCAAGGCGGTTCTTTCACGGTTTCAACTGTTGGTTCTGCCGTAAAAGCTGCAGGAAAATCATTGAGAAAAAAGCTGTATAAAATCGCTAAAGAAATACCAGATTCACCCTTTAAAAATGTTGAACTTGAAGATGTTTTTTTTGAAGATGGTTTCATCAAACTGTTAAATGATTTTTCTAAAGCAATTTCTTTAAAAGAATTAATTGCACAAAATAAAGGAAAAGCAATTCGCACAAAAAACACCAACGTTCCTAATCTTTTCAAACTTAAAAAACATTCGCGGGCAGCTCATAGCGCAGCTTTTGTTGAGGTTGAAGTGGATGAAGAATTAGGAATTGTTAACGTAACCAGAGCAGTAACCGCCGTTGCGGCTGGTAAAATTATTAATCCAAAAACAGCTAGGAGTCAAATTTTAGGCGGTATGGTTTGGAGCATAAGTAAAGCTTTACGTGAAGAAACCATTTCAGATCATAATTTCGGGAAATACATGAACCAGAATTTGTCCGAATACCATATCCCAGTTCATGCTGATATCCACGATCTTGACGTAATATTTGTAGATGAGCATGATGAAATTGTAAATGAATTAGGCAGTAAAGGCTTAGGAGAAATTGGATTAGTTGGGATGCCGCCTGCCATTGCAAATGCCATTTTCCATGCAACAGGTAAAAGAATTAATCAATTCCCAATTCACTTTGATTCACTTTTGTAG
- a CDS encoding (2Fe-2S)-binding protein, whose product MQTETLTQPLEKTNSKIITLKINGVETQISLKPWVSLLDCLREYLDLTGTKKGCDHGQCGACTVLCDGKRILSCLTLAVMKDGSEITTIEGIATGNGLHPLQKAFIEHDAFQCGYCTPGQICSAIGMFNEGKAKTEADVKELMSGNLCRCGANTNIINAIMEVKNGGDHE is encoded by the coding sequence ATGCAAACAGAAACCTTAACTCAACCATTGGAAAAAACCAATTCCAAAATCATTACCTTAAAGATTAATGGTGTAGAGACTCAAATTTCACTTAAACCATGGGTTAGTCTTTTAGATTGTTTACGGGAATATCTCGATCTCACAGGAACAAAAAAAGGCTGCGACCATGGTCAATGTGGTGCATGTACAGTTCTATGCGATGGAAAAAGAATTTTAAGTTGTTTAACCCTGGCCGTAATGAAAGATGGTTCAGAGATTACAACAATAGAAGGTATAGCCACTGGAAATGGCCTTCATCCACTTCAAAAAGCCTTTATTGAACATGATGCTTTTCAATGTGGATATTGTACACCCGGTCAAATATGTAGTGCAATAGGTATGTTTAACGAAGGAAAAGCAAAGACAGAGGCTGATGTTAAAGAATTAATGAGCGGAAATCTTTGTCGTTGTGGAGCGAATACAAACATCATTAATGCCATTATGGAAGTTAAAAATGGAGGTGATCATGAATGA
- a CDS encoding MoaD/ThiS family protein, with product MATILIPTPLRKFTGNTAKLLTSGISISEILVELVQQYPLLQKHLLDSDGRLRSFINVFVDEDDIRNLDFENTEVRSNSIISIVPAIAGG from the coding sequence ATGGCTACAATTTTAATCCCTACACCGCTCAGAAAGTTTACCGGAAATACTGCAAAACTACTTACGTCTGGTATAAGTATTTCTGAAATTTTAGTAGAACTTGTTCAACAATATCCTTTACTTCAGAAGCATTTGTTAGATTCTGATGGCAGATTAAGATCCTTCATTAATGTATTTGTTGATGAAGATGATATAAGAAACCTTGATTTTGAAAACACAGAAGTCCGTTCAAATTCTATTATAAGCATTGTCCCTGCAATTGCTGGTGGATAA